A window of the Branchiibius hedensis genome harbors these coding sequences:
- a CDS encoding antitoxin HicB translates to MTQSRTLDSAEKQVADYVETLTGERPPHVDVIVDSLAKERRSAAAARRATARAEQMQREAAAENRAAAKGLRDAGLSVSDTAYIMGVSRGRVSQLIK, encoded by the coding sequence GTGACCCAGTCCCGCACTCTTGACTCCGCCGAGAAGCAGGTTGCGGACTACGTCGAAACCCTCACCGGTGAGCGGCCACCGCACGTTGACGTCATCGTGGACAGTCTGGCCAAGGAGCGACGATCCGCCGCCGCTGCACGTCGCGCCACCGCTCGAGCCGAGCAGATGCAGCGCGAGGCCGCGGCGGAGAATCGAGCCGCCGCCAAGGGCTTGCGCGATGCCGGTCTGTCCGTCAGCGACACCGCATACATCATGGGCGTTTCCCGGGGCCGCGTTTCTCAACTCATCAAGTAG